The segment GCACCCCGGCCAGGGCCTCGCCCAGGTCCTTGACCAGGAAGGGGACGCCGGTGAAGGGGCCAGGGGCGCCGGCGCCGGAAGCGCCAGCGGCCCCGCCGGGCGTGCCCTCATCCAGGGCCCGGGCCTGTTCCAGGGCCTGGTCGAACAGGGGGACGACCACGGCATTGAGCCGGGGGTTGAGCACCTCCACGCGCTCGATGGCCGCCTCGACCACCTCGACCGCCTTGACCTGCCGCGAGCGGATGAGTTCGGCCAGGCCGAGACCGTCGTACCGGTCGTATTCCTTGAAACCCACGGCTCGGGTCCCCCGTTCTCCAGAGCGGACTGCGCCGGTCAGGGCAGAACATGCCGCCCCGTCGCCGGCCATGTTCGCCATATACGTTCCCTGGCAGTGGATTCCTGCCCGCGCTGTCCGGGGCCGGATCTGGTCTCACGGGGCGCCCATCGTCAAGCCGGTGCGGCGCAGGTGGACGTCCACCTGCACCGAGACCGGCAGGCTCGCGACGCGCCGGCGCCACTGCGGGGCGACGCCCCGCCACGCGGCCGGATCGCGGCGATGCAACTCCAGGCCGAACCCCACGGGGTCGATCCCCTCCCGGCGGGCCAGCTGCAGCAGCGCCGCCACGTCGCGTCCCACGGCGCGTGCCGCCGCCGCCTGGGCCCGCGGCAGCACGGACGTCGTCAGGGGCTCCGTACACCGCCACTCTTCGACGTCCGCTTCGATCCGCACCCGCACGGAGGCCGCCGGCCCGGCGGGCGTCCAGCGGACACTCCGCCGGCTGCTGCTGCGCACGGCGGTGACCCCGAACCCGCGGTCCGGCGGATCGCCGGGGCAGGGCCACACCAGCCGGTCCACCTCTTGCTGGCCGGTCAGCCAGTACAGGCCCCGGGTGGCCGGTTCGTCCGCCAGGGCGACCAGGCGCAGGCCGCGGAACAGGGCCACGCGCCGCACCATGGGCTCGGTCGGCGTCGACGCGGCGAGATCCACCACGGGCACCGCCGGATCCTCACCCCCGTGGCCCACGGTGCGCAGGAAGGCGTTCAGATCGATGGGTGGGCCGAGACGGGCGGAGGGACGAAGCATCATCCGCTGGAAGGCGACGAAGCGCGGGGCGCCGAAGGCGGGCTGGAGGCGGTGGAGGAACCGGCCGGCGGGGCTGTCGGTGACGAACAGGAAGGCGTTACGACGAAAGGTGTAGCGCCGGGACAGGGTGTCGAGGACGGGCTCGAGGCCCGATCGCGCCAGGTCCCGCCCCACCAGCACCACGTTGACGTGGCTCCACAGCATCTCCCGCCCTGCGGCCAGCTCCAGCTGGCGCTGCGCGTCGAGGAGCGACTGGCCTTCGGCCTGGAGCAGCCGGTGGACGACGCTGCCCGGTTGTTCCCTGGGACCGGTGGTGGGGGCGCCGACGATCTCCACGGTGAGCAGCAGGCGGTCGCTGCGGGTTCGATCGAGGCCCAGCACCGTCACCACGGCGGCCTGCTCGGGTTCGATGCGGCCGTAGCAGCCGCCAAGGAAGAGGCCGGCGCAGAGGGCGAGCATCGCCAGGGCTGCCGCCCGCCGCGACCTGGCCGCGGCGCCCCGGACCTCAGAGCCGGAGGGACCCGCTTTCGCAGACGTACCGGATCCGCTCACCTGGGATGACGGAAGCCTTTCACCAGGATCCGGACCAGGGAGGCGGCCTCCGAGGTCCGAACCAGGGACGCGGCGCAGGCCGGTACGCCCCCCTTCCGGTCCCTCGCGTGGTGGCTCCTCTCCCCCGTTCGTCCTGGGGGACGCGGTCCGGGGCGTCGGCGGTCGCGGCCGGCCGGACCGGCGTGCCTTGAGGCTCATCCACCCGCCGGCCAGCAGGAAGGCCGTCCCCGCCATGGACACCTCCGGGAAGACCCTCTCCACGTGGTGAAGAAGCACCGGGCCGCTGGTGAACCCCACGACGCCCACCCACCCGGCCCCGGCGCCAATCACGGCCGTCACCACGCCCTGCCATCGCGGCTTCCCGGGGAGGGCCCGGGCCACCGCCGTAGCGGCCGCGGTCAGCAAGAGACCCAGATGGACGAACGTCCCCGTCAGCCACGCGAACAGCGTGAGGATCTCAAGGCGCTGGAGGAACAGGCTGGCGCGGACCTGACGGATCAGGCTGAGCACCGGGAAAGTCGACCGCGCCACCTCGGACACGCCGAGCACTGCGACGGCGGCCGCGGTGTAGGCGACCAGCAGCAGGCCCGACAGGGCCACGGCCAGGGGCAGGGCCCAGCGCAGTCGTCCGGGGTCCCGCAACCGGCCGCCGGCCGCCAGCACCACGGCCGACGCGCCGGAAAAGGCGAAGGCGACCGGCAGGGCGGTCGCCACCGGACCCACACCCGTTTCCAGGACCGGCGTCAGCTCGCGCATGTCCACGTTCCCCGCCAGCACGACGGCAAGGTTGAGCACGCTGGCGCCCACCATCAGGGGGAAGAGCACCTGGCCGCTGCGGTAGACCGCCTCCAGGCCGTAGGCTGCCAGGACCCAACCCGTCAGCGCCGTCCCGGCGGCGAACACCGCCACCGGCATCTCAGGCAGCACGGTGGCGAACACGGTGGTGACCTGGGCGACGAGGACCACCGCCAGGTACGTGACATACCCGGCAAAGCCCGCCGCGAGCAGGCGGTCGCCCCAGCCGGGCCGGTCCCCGGCCGTCCGCTCGCCCGGCGCCCGCTCCGGCCGGAAGTACAGGGCCCACCAGCACCAGGCCAGGACCATCCCGAGCATCGCCGCCACGCCCACCGCCATCCAGCCGTCCCGTCCCGCCTTCACCACCACGGGCCGCGGCAGGTACAGCAGCGCCCCCGTGGTCACCGCGATGGTGGCGTTGATGGCGACCTGCAGGGCTTCGACCCGCTGCGACCTCATGGCCCGGGCTCCGCCGCCCGCCCGGCGCTCCGCTCCACGGGGACGAAGGGGACCTGCTTGCGGTGCCGCCTCCAGGGCAGGCGCACCAGGGCGTCTTCCAGCAGCGCCTCGCCGCGCCACGGTGCCAGCGGGGCGAGGAAGGGCCTGCCCACCGACTCCAGGGAGCTCAGGTGCCCGACCACGGCGGTCACCCCGACGGCGATGCCGAACAGCCCCAGGGCGCTGCCCAGGAGCAACAACGCGTAGGAAATCAGCCTGAAGGGGACCGTCACGGCAAAGGTCGGGAGCGAGAGGGTGGCGACGGCCGTCGTCGCGGCCAGCACCACCATCGGGGCGCTGGCCAGTCCGCCCCGCACCATGGCCTCCCCCACCACCAGGGCGCCCACCACGGAGAGCGCACCGCCGATGCCGCGGGGCATGCGGGCGCCCGCCTCCCGCAGGAGGTCGAAGCCGACGTTCAGGATGATCGCCTCGACCACCGTGGGATAGGGTACGGCGGCGCGGCTGGTGAGGATCGTGACCAGCAGGTTGGTCGGGATCAGCTCGTGGTGGTAGTTGACGATGGCCACGTACAGCGCCAGGCCGCTGACGCTGACCAGCACGGCGAACAGGCGCAGCAGTCGCATGGCCGTGCCGAAGGGCCAGCGCAGGTAGTAGTCTTCCGGGCTCTGCAGGAGGTCCCAGAAGGTCGCCGGGACGATCAGCGCAAAGGGCGTGCCGTCCAGCATCAGGACCACCCGGCCCTCGGCGAGGGCGGCGGTGCACACGTCCGGACGTTCGGTGCTGCGGTACTGCATGAAGGGGGACCAGGGCCGCCCCGAGAGGAAGGAGGCGAGCTGGCTCGTGTCGACCACGGTGTCGAGGTCCACGGCGGCCAACCGCCGCCGCAAGGTCTGGACCAGCAACGGGTCGGCTCGGCCGAGCACGTAGAGGAGAGCGCCCCGGCTGTGGCTCAGGCGACCGACCTCGAAGTCCTCGACGCGCAGGCGATGATCGGCCAGGCGGCGCCGCACGGCGGCCAGGTTGGTGCGGAGCACCTCGGTGAACCCCTCGCGCGGCCCGCGGGTCACCACCTCCGTGGCCGGTTCCTCGGGCAGGCGGTGTTCGAAGCCGCTGAAGTCGAGGATGAGGGCGCGGTCGACCGAATCCACCAGCACCACGGCACTGCCGCGGTGCAGCTCCCGCACGACCTCGTCGAAGAGGCGGGCCTGCTGCAGCCGGGTTCCTTGGAGCCCGCGGCGGACGAGCCACCGCACCACCTCGTCCGGGGTGTTCACATCGGCCGGGATGCTTCCCAGCGGGACCAGCACGAAGCGATGGATCAGTTCGTCGACGGCCAGCCCGTCGATCACCGCCACGGCCACCCGGACCTGGCCCCGCAGCCGCAGGTGGCGGATGTGCAGGTCGCTGGCATGGCCGAGCAGCGCAGCCAGGCGGCGGGTGGTCTCATCGAGCCGGTGGGAAAGGGGTTCCGCCGCGGCCCGATCGGCGGCCCAACCGTCCAGGTACGCGCCAAGGCGGCTGCTGGCCGTATGGATCTCTTGCGTGAGCCGGTCCAGCAGGTTGCGGTTGGCCATAGCAGGTGTAGTATGTGCAGTCGCGGACCGTGCCGCCTGCCCTGGTGGGGTGCCGGAGGAGCCGCTGGCAGGGACCGGTGGCCCCGAAGGCGGCCGAGCCCCGGCGGCGAACCGGGCTGGGGCCGCAGGCCACCGACCTTGTCGCCGCAAGCCGGGGCCTGCACGGTGGGGGCAGCGAGCGGCTGGCCCCAGGACCTGGAGGTTCTTGCCCTGCCCGCAGGGAAACAACCTGCGGGAGGTGGACGGCATGATCGTCCTGGTGGCCCGCTACGTCACCCGCCCCGGCATGGCGGACCGGGTCGAGGCCGCCGTGCGGGAGATGATCACCCTCTCCCGCCAGGAAGAGGGCTGCCTGCGCTACGAGGTGAACCGCTCGGTGGAGCGGGAGAACGAGTTTCTGCTCTACGAGGTGTACCGCGATGAGGCGGCGCTGGAGGCCCACCGGCAGTCGCCCCACTTTCGCCGCATCGTCCAGGAGACCATCGTGCCCCTGCTGGAGCAGAGGGAGCGCCAGTTCTACCGGCCGGTGACGCCGTGACGGCCGCGGTGCTGGGGGTGAGGCTGTGCTTGCCTGGCAGGTCGAGCGGCTGGGGCCGCCGCGGGAGGTCCTGCGCCTGACGGACGTGCCCGAACCGGTGGTGGAACCCGGCACGGTGAAGATCCGAGTGGAAGCGGCGGGCTTTGCCGGCGGCGGCATTCCCCAGGTGCCCGCCAACACGTACTGGTGAAGAACTACAGCGTGGTGGGGATTCACTGGGGTTCATGCCATCGGCTACTATGCCACGGCCCTGCTGGCCACCCGGGCCGGAGCCAGCTTCCCCGTGGCTCTGCTGGGTGTCGCCGGGGTCACCGGGACCGTGAGGTATGTCATGGGACTGCCGGCCCTGCGCCTCCACGGCCATTACCTGGCCCTGGCCAGCATCAGCTTCGGCGCGGCGGTGCCGGAGATCATCCTGCAGTGGGACACGCTGACGGGTGGCCATGCCGGGGTCCTAGTGCCGCGGCCCGCCTTGGGTCCTCGGGAGCTGGCCGGCGATCGGCAGGTGTACTACCTGGCCTGGGGCGCCGCCTTCGTGCTGATGGCCGTGGCCGGCAACCTGCTCCGCACCCGGCCGGGGCGGGCCCTGATGGTCCTGCGGGAAAGCGACGTGCTGGCCCAGTCCCTGGGCATCAACCTGGTGACTTGCAAGACCCTGGCCTTCACCCTGAGCGCCGTCTACGCCGGGATCGCCGGGGGCCTTTACGCCTAACTGGTGGGCTTCATCAGCCGTTACCTGAAACATCGTCATCTGTTTCAGGCAGCCGATCCTTGCGGATCGGCGGTGCCGGTCTTACCCGGCGATGCGCCGGTGCCGGTTTCCCGCTTCCTCCGGGATCGCCTGCCTTGCGGCAGGTCTTCCATCCCGTCCACGGGCGTTTTCCGTCTCCGGACCACTCCCGGCGACGGCGGCCGCCAGGGCCGCGAGATTCCGGGCCGCGTTTTCGTCCCGATCCAGCACGAGCCCGCATTCCTCACAGCGGAAAACACGCTGCGAAAGCGGCAGCGACGGCTTGATCGCGCCGCACCGGGAGCAACGCTTGCTACTGGGATAGAAGCGCGGCGCTTCGACCAGGACCGCCCCGTGCCAGGCGCACTTGTATTGGAGCTGGCGGCGGATCTCCGCCATGGCCGCATCGGCCAGCGCCCGGGCGAGCCGGCGGTTCTGGACCATGCCCGCCACGTGCAGCTGTTCGACCACCACCACGCCATAGGTGGTCGCCAGGTGGTGCGTCAGCTTGTGAAGGGCGTCCTGGCGGATATTCCGGACCCGCGCATGGAGCCGGGCCAGCCGGCGGCGGGCCTTTTGCCACCCCCGGCTGCCCTTCTGGCGGCGGGCCAGGGCGCGGCTGGACCGGGCGACCTTCTGGAGGGCTTTTTCAAGGGGCCGCGGGTTCGGCCACACCTCGCCCGTCGAAAGGACCGCCAGGTGCCGCACCCCCGCGTCCACGCCCACCACCCGCCAGGGGAACCGGGGGCAGCCCGGCTGCCGCTCCACCTCGCAGGTGAAGCTGATGAACCACCGGCCGCCTTCCCGCGACACCGTGGCCGAGAGGATCCGGGCCGTCCCCGCCTGGATGCGCCGGAGCAGGGCCGTGGTCGGCTCGTGGGTCTTCACCCGCCCGATCCGGGGCAGGACGACGTGGCTTTGGTCGTCCACCCGGATCGCGCCGGTGGTGAACCGCACCGACTCCAGCTCCCGCACCACGGCGGGGAACCAGCGGTGGGGCGGTCGGGTCGAACCGGGCCTCCGGCGGCCGGTACGGCGCGGGGCGGCACGGCGCGCCGGCCCTTGGGAGGCTGCTGGCCGACCCGTCAAAGGCGGGTGTGGACGTACCCCCGGGTTTCAAGCCAGTGGCCCACGGCAAAAAGGCCAACGGCGAGGACGCCC is part of the Thermaerobacter subterraneus DSM 13965 genome and harbors:
- a CDS encoding putative quinol monooxygenase, with translation MIVLVARYVTRPGMADRVEAAVREMITLSRQEEGCLRYEVNRSVERENEFLLYEVYRDEAALEAHRQSPHFRRIVQETIVPLLEQRERQFYRPVTP
- a CDS encoding transposase codes for the protein MVRELESVRFTTGAIRVDDQSHVVLPRIGRVKTHEPTTALLRRIQAGTARILSATVSREGGRWFISFTCEVERQPGCPRFPWRVVGVDAGVRHLAVLSTGEVWPNPRPLEKALQKVARSSRALARRQKGSRGWQKARRRLARLHARVRNIRQDALHKLTHHLATTYGVVVVEQLHVAGMVQNRRLARALADAAMAEIRRQLQYKCAWHGAVLVEAPRFYPSSKRCSRCGAIKPSLPLSQRVFRCEECGLVLDRDENAARNLAALAAAVAGSGPETENARGRDGRPAARQAIPEEAGNRHRRIAG
- a CDS encoding Ger(x)C family spore germination protein; amino-acid sequence: MRSQRVEALQVAINATIAVTTGALLYLPRPVVVKAGRDGWMAVGVAAMLGMVLAWCWWALYFRPERAPGERTAGDRPGWGDRLLAAGFAGYVTYLAVVLVAQVTTVFATVLPEMPVAVFAAGTALTGWVLAAYGLEAVYRSGQVLFPLMVGASVLNLAVVLAGNVDMRELTPVLETGVGPVATALPVAFAFSGASAVVLAAGGRLRDPGRLRWALPLAVALSGLLLVAYTAAAVAVLGVSEVARSTFPVLSLIRQVRASLFLQRLEILTLFAWLTGTFVHLGLLLTAAATAVARALPGKPRWQGVVTAVIGAGAGWVGVVGFTSGPVLLHHVERVFPEVSMAGTAFLLAGGWMSLKARRSGRPRPPTPRTASPRTNGGEEPPREGPEGGRTGLRRVPGSDLGGRLPGPDPGERLPSSQVSGSGTSAKAGPSGSEVRGAAARSRRAAALAMLALCAGLFLGGCYGRIEPEQAAVVTVLGLDRTRSDRLLLTVEIVGAPTTGPREQPGSVVHRLLQAEGQSLLDAQRQLELAAGREMLWSHVNVVLVGRDLARSGLEPVLDTLSRRYTFRRNAFLFVTDSPAGRFLHRLQPAFGAPRFVAFQRMMLRPSARLGPPIDLNAFLRTVGHGGEDPAVPVVDLAASTPTEPMVRRVALFRGLRLVALADEPATRGLYWLTGQQEVDRLVWPCPGDPPDRGFGVTAVRSSSRRSVRWTPAGPAASVRVRIEADVEEWRCTEPLTTSVLPRAQAAAARAVGRDVAALLQLARREGIDPVGFGLELHRRDPAAWRGVAPQWRRRVASLPVSVQVDVHLRRTGLTMGAP
- a CDS encoding spore germination protein, whose amino-acid sequence is MANRNLLDRLTQEIHTASSRLGAYLDGWAADRAAAEPLSHRLDETTRRLAALLGHASDLHIRHLRLRGQVRVAVAVIDGLAVDELIHRFVLVPLGSIPADVNTPDEVVRWLVRRGLQGTRLQQARLFDEVVRELHRGSAVVLVDSVDRALILDFSGFEHRLPEEPATEVVTRGPREGFTEVLRTNLAAVRRRLADHRLRVEDFEVGRLSHSRGALLYVLGRADPLLVQTLRRRLAAVDLDTVVDTSQLASFLSGRPWSPFMQYRSTERPDVCTAALAEGRVVLMLDGTPFALIVPATFWDLLQSPEDYYLRWPFGTAMRLLRLFAVLVSVSGLALYVAIVNYHHELIPTNLLVTILTSRAAVPYPTVVEAIILNVGFDLLREAGARMPRGIGGALSVVGALVVGEAMVRGGLASAPMVVLAATTAVATLSLPTFAVTVPFRLISYALLLLGSALGLFGIAVGVTAVVGHLSSLESVGRPFLAPLAPWRGEALLEDALVRLPWRRHRKQVPFVPVERSAGRAAEPGP